A single region of the Apodemus sylvaticus chromosome 7, mApoSyl1.1, whole genome shotgun sequence genome encodes:
- the LOC127689993 gene encoding olfactory receptor 146 produces the protein MEKDNDSTVTKFFLSGLTDQAELQLPLFLLFLGIYLLTVLGNLGMIILILLSSHLHTPMYFFLSSLSFIDLCQSTVITPKMLVNFVKEKNEISYPECMSQLYFFLLFAISECYMLAAMAYDRYVAICSPLLYSINMAQHVCLSLVLGVYVIGIACASVHLGCIFRVDFCRFDLINHYFCDLISLLKLSCSNVFLNELLILIFSGINIITPTLAILSSYVFIIISILRIKSTEGRSKAFSTCSSHISAVAVFYGSAAFMYLNPSSSHSMDEGKVSSIFYTIIVPMLNPLIYSLRNKDVNIALKKMIERRSFF, from the coding sequence ATGGAAAAAGACAATGACTCCACTGTGACCAAATTCTTCCTCTCTGGCTTAACAGACCAAGCAGAGCTGCAGCTGCcactgttcctcctcttccttggtaTCTACCTGCTCACAGTGCTGGGGAACCTGGGCATGATAATCCTGATCCTGCTAAGCTCCcacctgcacacacccatgtacttcttcctcagcagcCTGTCCTTCATTGACCTCTGCCAATCTACTGTCATTACCCCCAAAATGCTGGTGAATTTTGTGAAGGAGAAGAATGAAATCTCTTACCCTGAGTGTATGAGTCAActttacttctttcttcttttcgcTATTTCAGAATGTTACATGCTGGCTGCAATGGCATATGATCGCTATGTTGCCATCTGTAGCCCCTTGCTTTACAGTATCAACATGGCTCAACATGTGTGCCTTTCCCTTGTTTTAGGAGTTTACGTTATAGGTATAGCTTGTGCATCAGTTCACTTAGGATGTATATTTAGGGTTGATTTCTGCAGATTTGATTTGATCAACCATTATTTCTGTGACCTTATTTCTCTCCTTAAGCTCTCATGCTCTAATGTTTTTTTGAATGAGTTGTTGATTCTAATCTTTAGTGGAATTAATATCATTACCCCCACTTTGGCCATCCTTAGTTCTTATGTTTTCATCATTATCAGCATCCTACGCATTAAATCCACTGAGGGAAGATCCAAAGCCTTCAGCACCTGCAGTTCCCACATCTCTGCTGTTGCTGTCTTTTATGGTTCTGCTGCATTTATGTATCTGAACCCATCATCTTCCCATTCCATGGATGAAGGAAAGGTGTCATCTATATTTTACACTATCATTGTGCCAATGCTGAACCCTCTGATCTACAGTCTGAGGAACAAGGATGTCAATATTGCTCTGAAGAAAATGATAGAAAGAAGATCATTTTTCTGA